The following coding sequences are from one Streptomyces dengpaensis window:
- a CDS encoding lipase family alpha/beta hydrolase has product MKVTRAALPFLPLCQRLFPIPSRLVGLSVALLKATALEIAILAGHLLLYPSGIAPERRSTPALPSSDTTRLPIEAKPPVVLLHGFIDNRSVFVLLRRNLAQHGRQHVESLNYSPLTCDIRTAAELLGRHIEEICERTGHDRVDIVGHSLGGLIARYYAQCLGGDMHVRTLVTLGTPHSGTSVAPLMNAHPIVRQMRPGSEVIEELRKPAPGCRTHFVSFWSDLDHLMDPLETACIDHPDLLAQNVRVSGVGHLALPVHPAVAAGIRQALDIDETGVPAPTQTGGLTVA; this is encoded by the coding sequence ATGAAGGTCACCAGGGCAGCGTTGCCCTTTCTCCCCCTCTGTCAGCGCCTGTTTCCGATTCCGAGCAGACTGGTAGGGCTCTCGGTGGCCCTCCTCAAGGCGACGGCCCTGGAGATCGCGATCCTCGCCGGGCACCTCCTCCTCTACCCCTCCGGCATCGCCCCGGAGCGCCGCTCCACCCCCGCACTCCCCTCGTCCGACACCACCCGGCTGCCCATCGAGGCCAAGCCCCCGGTCGTCCTGCTGCACGGCTTCATCGACAACCGCTCGGTCTTCGTCCTGCTGCGCCGCAACCTCGCCCAGCACGGCAGGCAGCACGTCGAGTCGCTCAACTACTCACCGCTGACGTGCGACATCCGCACCGCGGCGGAGCTGCTCGGCCGGCACATAGAGGAGATCTGCGAGCGCACGGGCCACGACCGGGTGGACATCGTCGGGCACAGCCTCGGCGGACTGATCGCCCGCTATTACGCGCAGTGCCTCGGCGGCGACATGCACGTACGCACCCTCGTCACGCTCGGCACGCCCCACTCGGGCACCAGCGTCGCCCCGCTGATGAACGCGCACCCCATCGTCCGCCAGATGCGCCCCGGCTCCGAGGTGATCGAGGAACTGCGCAAGCCCGCACCGGGCTGCCGTACGCACTTCGTGAGCTTCTGGAGCGATCTCGACCATCTGATGGACCCGCTGGAGACGGCCTGCATCGACCACCCGGACCTGCTCGCCCAGAACGTACGCGTCAGCGGCGTCGGCCATCTCGCCCTGCCCGTGCACCCCGCCGTCGCGGCCGGGATACGGCAGGCGCTCGACATCGATGAGACGGGAGTCCCCGCCCCCACCCAGACCGGCGGCCTGACAGTGGCGTAG
- a CDS encoding cobalamin B12-binding domain-containing protein, with amino-acid sequence MGVAAGPIRVVVAKPGLDGHDRGAKVIARALRDAGMEVIYTGLHQTPEQIVDTAIQEDADAIGLSILSGAHNTLFAAVIDLLKERDAEDIKVFGGGIIPEADIAPLKEKGVAEIFTPGATTASIVDWVRANVRQPAGA; translated from the coding sequence ATGGGTGTGGCAGCCGGTCCGATCCGCGTGGTGGTGGCCAAGCCGGGGCTCGACGGCCACGATCGTGGGGCCAAGGTGATCGCGCGGGCGCTGCGTGACGCCGGAATGGAGGTCATCTACACCGGTCTCCATCAGACCCCCGAGCAGATCGTCGACACCGCGATCCAGGAGGACGCCGACGCGATCGGCCTCTCCATCCTCTCGGGCGCCCACAACACGCTCTTCGCGGCCGTCATCGACCTCCTCAAGGAGCGCGACGCGGAGGACATCAAGGTCTTCGGCGGCGGCATCATCCCCGAGGCGGACATCGCTCCCCTCAAGGAGAAGGGCGTCGCGGAAATCTTCACCCCGGGGGCGACGACGGCGTCGATCGTGGACTGGGTACGGGCGAACGTTCGGCAGCCGGCTGGGGCGTGA
- a CDS encoding SMP-30/gluconolactonase/LRE family protein: protein MTLNRRLISPRRWTPPPAPADRGHTPATGRFVVGRRLATGGHGPEDVVFDRRGGLLTGLADGSVVRIDPATGTRTVVGNTGGRPLGLEPSADGSVLVCDHDRGLLRMSADGSVRVLVDTVAGRPLTFASNAVEAPDGTIWFTVSSRRWDVDHYLGDIIEHSCTGMLLRRDVDGTVTVLLDDLKFANGLVLAPDASHLLVAETAGYRVSRYWLTGPEAGTLEPFAENLAGLPDNMSLGSDGLVWVSLAAPRNALLDKLLPLPGLPRILLWNLPEAVRPKPEPLAWVMAYDLDGRLVHDLRADDGSYGFVTSVAEYDGTVVAGSLHADDVVVLAIP from the coding sequence GTGACCCTCAACCGCCGCCTGATCTCACCCCGCCGCTGGACCCCGCCGCCGGCCCCGGCCGACCGGGGCCACACACCCGCCACCGGCCGCTTCGTCGTCGGCCGCCGCCTCGCGACCGGCGGTCACGGCCCCGAGGACGTGGTATTCGACCGGCGCGGCGGCCTGCTCACCGGGCTCGCCGACGGCAGCGTCGTCCGCATCGACCCGGCCACCGGCACCCGGACCGTCGTGGGCAACACCGGCGGACGCCCCCTGGGACTCGAACCCTCAGCCGACGGCAGCGTGCTGGTCTGCGATCACGACCGGGGGCTGCTGCGCATGTCCGCCGACGGGTCGGTCCGCGTCCTCGTCGACACCGTCGCGGGCAGGCCCCTCACTTTCGCCAGCAACGCGGTCGAAGCCCCGGACGGGACGATCTGGTTCACCGTGTCCAGCAGACGCTGGGACGTGGACCACTACCTCGGCGACATCATCGAGCACTCCTGCACCGGGATGCTTCTGCGGCGCGACGTCGACGGCACGGTCACCGTCCTCCTGGACGACCTCAAGTTCGCCAACGGCCTCGTGCTCGCCCCGGACGCCTCGCACCTGCTCGTCGCCGAGACCGCCGGGTACCGGGTGAGCCGCTACTGGCTCACCGGCCCCGAGGCCGGGACCCTCGAGCCGTTCGCCGAGAACCTCGCCGGCCTGCCCGACAACATGAGCCTCGGCAGCGACGGGCTCGTGTGGGTCTCGCTGGCGGCTCCCCGCAACGCCCTGCTGGACAAGTTGCTGCCCCTGCCCGGGCTCCCCCGGATCCTGCTGTGGAACCTTCCCGAGGCCGTGCGCCCCAAGCCGGAGCCACTCGCCTGGGTCATGGCCTACGACCTCGACGGCCGGCTCGTCCACGACCTGCGCGCCGACGACGGCTCGTACGGGTTCGTGACCAGCGTCGCCGAGTACGACGGCACGGTGGTGGCGGGCAGCCTCCATGCCGACGACGTCGTCGTCCTCGCGATCCCCTGA
- a CDS encoding M23 family metallopeptidase translates to MNDRHPPGTATPPASASDAATALYASYGGQEASYGDFTTYDGYAASGFDTGASASADMATGTYATTSFETDPLFGNMPGDGTGPYDATQWSTGSHQTLNYDPYAAQHQAAYDTGSYETTTWAAGYQQLADIPAQHPGPEASGQWDATAWLQPEQPLDQSQQWNVPAQDTGAYDATQWNSAGGHDPYETYEHQQTGAYEQQHPPAEAYEHQPEPFDRQATATFEQFPYEQPATRDGEFEDTTDTTDTTHTADTAHTAEYADADAPDNANHPDDAHEPLLLDDMEEVVPAPRAASRSASRSRRRSPAKRSALLTVAVPSACVMGVAGIAAASVGSGSGDDDKDTTASAPDAAPVKPSAANNKLDTQLESLSAGADDFADRASRTQERIDLKAQQAAEQKKAAEEAARKERLRPKFALPVGPHGLSAYYGQAGINWMSAHTGIDFPVSYGTTVMSATDGTVRTQWNPAYGNMAIVTAMDGTETWYCHLASYQVPSGTTVKAGDAIALSGNSGNSTGPHLHFEVRPAGGSAIDPLSWLRSHGLDPT, encoded by the coding sequence GTGAACGACCGTCACCCGCCGGGGACCGCAACTCCCCCGGCTTCGGCTTCCGATGCCGCCACGGCGCTCTACGCGTCGTACGGCGGTCAGGAAGCCTCGTACGGCGACTTCACCACGTACGACGGCTACGCCGCCAGCGGTTTTGACACGGGCGCGAGCGCGAGCGCGGACATGGCCACCGGCACCTACGCCACCACGAGCTTCGAGACCGACCCCCTCTTCGGCAACATGCCCGGCGACGGCACGGGGCCGTACGACGCCACACAGTGGAGCACCGGCAGCCACCAGACGCTGAACTACGACCCCTACGCCGCGCAGCACCAGGCCGCGTACGACACCGGCAGCTACGAGACGACCACGTGGGCGGCCGGCTACCAGCAGCTCGCCGACATCCCCGCGCAGCATCCGGGCCCCGAGGCGTCCGGCCAGTGGGACGCGACCGCCTGGCTCCAGCCCGAGCAGCCGCTCGACCAGAGCCAGCAGTGGAACGTGCCGGCCCAGGACACGGGCGCGTACGACGCCACGCAGTGGAACTCCGCCGGCGGCCATGATCCGTACGAGACCTACGAGCACCAGCAGACCGGGGCGTACGAACAACAGCACCCGCCGGCCGAGGCCTACGAGCACCAGCCCGAGCCCTTCGACCGGCAGGCGACCGCCACCTTCGAGCAGTTTCCGTACGAGCAACCCGCCACCAGAGACGGCGAGTTCGAGGACACGACGGACACGACGGACACAACGCATACAGCGGACACGGCACACACAGCGGAATACGCCGACGCCGACGCCCCGGACAACGCGAACCACCCGGACGACGCGCACGAACCCCTCCTCCTCGACGACATGGAAGAGGTCGTCCCGGCCCCCCGCGCCGCATCGCGGTCCGCTTCCCGCTCGCGTCGCCGCAGCCCCGCGAAACGTTCCGCTCTGCTGACCGTCGCCGTGCCCTCGGCGTGTGTGATGGGGGTCGCGGGGATCGCCGCCGCCTCCGTGGGCAGCGGCAGCGGGGACGACGACAAGGACACGACGGCCAGCGCGCCCGACGCGGCGCCGGTCAAACCGTCCGCCGCCAACAACAAGCTGGACACCCAGCTCGAGAGTCTCTCCGCGGGCGCCGACGACTTCGCCGACCGGGCGAGCCGGACGCAGGAGCGCATCGACCTCAAGGCCCAGCAGGCAGCCGAGCAGAAGAAGGCGGCGGAGGAAGCGGCCCGCAAGGAGCGGCTGCGCCCGAAGTTCGCCCTGCCGGTCGGACCGCACGGGCTCAGCGCCTACTACGGCCAGGCCGGCATCAACTGGATGTCCGCCCACACGGGCATCGACTTCCCGGTCTCGTACGGCACGACGGTGATGTCCGCGACCGACGGCACCGTGCGGACGCAGTGGAACCCCGCCTACGGCAACATGGCGATCGTGACCGCGATGGACGGCACGGAGACGTGGTACTGCCACCTCGCCAGCTACCAGGTCCCGTCGGGGACGACCGTGAAGGCCGGTGACGCGATCGCGCTCTCCGGAAATTCCGGCAACTCCACCGGGCCGCACCTGCACTTCGAGGTCCGCCCGGCCGGTGGCTCGGCGATCGACCCGCTGTCGTGGCTGCGCAGCCACGGCCTGGACCCGACGTAA
- the pcrA gene encoding DNA helicase PcrA has translation MSSLFDDSFLADLKPSRGHEEEPPPPPEDDHVPESIPDDLFGGKFDVPPDRWGSPRSSGAESGGGYYRDGAHRPAVDPAALLDGLNENQRAAVVHSGSPLLIVAGAGSGKTRVLTHRIAYLLAERHVHPGQILAITFTNKAAGEMKERVEHLVGPRANAMWVMTFHSACVRILRRESKKLGFTSSFSIYDAADSKRLMALVCRDLDLDPKRFPPKSFSAKISNLKNELIDEEDFANQAADGFEKTLAQAYALYQSRLREANALDFDDLIMTTVNLLRAFPDVAEHYRRRFRHVMVDEYQDTNHAQYALVRELVGPADSDPGELCVVGDADQSIYAFRGATIRNILQFEEDYTDATTILLEQNYRSTQTILSAANAVIERNESRRPKNLWTNAGAGSNITGYVADTEHDEAQFVADEIDRLTDAGEARAGDVAVFYRTNAQSRVFEEVFIRVGLPYKVVGGVRFYERKEVRDVLAYLRVLSNPEDSVPLRRILNVPKRGIGERAEAMIDALSQREKISFPQALRRVDEAYGMAARSTNAVKRFNTLMEDLRTIVDSGAGPATVLEAVLERTGYLAELQASTDPQDETRIENLQELAAVALEFEQESGEGEAAGSLSDFLERVALVADSDQIPDEEDGNGVITLMTLHTAKGLEFPVVFLTGMEDGVFPHMRALGQVKELEEERRLAYVGITRARERLYLTRSSMRSAWGQPSYNPPSRFLEEIPETHMDWKRTGATAPMPSGPASGVAASLSSSRARSAASGASGFATRRGVSEKPVVSLAVGDRVTHDQFGLGTVVGVKGTGANAEATVDFGEAKPKRLLLRYAPVEKL, from the coding sequence ATGAGCAGCCTCTTTGATGACAGCTTCCTGGCGGACCTCAAGCCCTCGCGGGGGCATGAGGAGGAGCCCCCGCCGCCGCCCGAGGACGATCACGTACCGGAGTCGATTCCGGACGATCTGTTCGGCGGGAAGTTCGACGTGCCGCCGGACCGATGGGGGTCCCCCCGCTCGAGCGGAGCCGAGAGTGGGGGAGGGTACTACCGCGACGGCGCCCACCGGCCCGCCGTGGACCCGGCGGCGCTCCTGGACGGGCTGAACGAGAACCAGCGCGCGGCCGTGGTGCACTCCGGCTCCCCGCTGCTCATCGTGGCCGGCGCGGGCTCCGGCAAGACGCGCGTGCTCACGCACCGGATCGCGTATCTGCTGGCCGAGCGGCATGTCCACCCGGGTCAGATCCTCGCGATCACCTTCACCAACAAGGCCGCGGGCGAGATGAAGGAGCGCGTCGAGCACCTTGTGGGCCCGCGCGCCAACGCGATGTGGGTGATGACCTTCCACAGCGCGTGCGTCCGGATCCTGCGCCGCGAGAGCAAGAAGCTCGGCTTCACGTCCTCCTTCTCGATCTACGACGCCGCCGACTCCAAGCGGCTCATGGCGCTCGTATGCCGTGATCTGGATCTGGACCCCAAGCGCTTCCCGCCCAAGTCCTTCAGCGCCAAGATCTCCAATCTGAAGAACGAGCTGATCGACGAGGAGGACTTCGCGAACCAGGCCGCCGACGGTTTCGAGAAGACCCTCGCCCAGGCCTACGCGCTGTACCAGTCCCGCCTGCGCGAGGCCAACGCGCTCGACTTCGACGACCTGATCATGACGACGGTCAACCTGCTCCGCGCCTTCCCGGACGTCGCCGAGCACTACCGCCGCCGTTTCCGCCACGTCATGGTCGACGAGTACCAGGACACGAACCACGCGCAGTACGCGCTGGTCAGGGAGCTGGTGGGGCCCGCCGACAGCGATCCCGGCGAGCTCTGCGTCGTGGGTGACGCCGACCAGTCGATCTACGCCTTCCGCGGCGCCACCATCCGTAACATCCTCCAGTTCGAGGAGGACTACACGGACGCGACGACGATCCTGCTCGAGCAGAACTACCGCTCCACGCAGACGATCCTGTCCGCGGCCAACGCCGTCATCGAGCGCAACGAATCCCGCCGCCCCAAGAACCTGTGGACCAACGCGGGCGCGGGTTCGAACATCACGGGCTATGTCGCCGACACCGAGCACGACGAAGCGCAGTTCGTCGCCGACGAGATAGACCGTCTCACCGACGCGGGCGAGGCCAGGGCGGGCGACGTCGCCGTCTTCTACCGTACGAACGCGCAGTCCCGTGTCTTCGAAGAGGTCTTCATCCGCGTCGGCCTGCCCTACAAGGTCGTCGGCGGCGTGCGCTTCTACGAGCGCAAGGAGGTCCGGGACGTCCTGGCGTACCTCAGGGTGCTGTCCAACCCCGAGGACTCGGTCCCGCTGCGCCGGATTCTGAACGTGCCCAAGCGCGGCATCGGCGAGCGCGCGGAAGCGATGATCGACGCGCTGTCGCAGCGCGAGAAGATCAGCTTCCCGCAAGCCCTGCGCCGCGTCGACGAGGCGTACGGGATGGCGGCGCGCTCGACGAACGCGGTCAAGCGGTTCAACACGCTGATGGAGGACCTGCGGACGATCGTGGATTCGGGCGCGGGCCCGGCCACCGTCCTGGAGGCCGTCCTCGAACGCACCGGCTACCTCGCCGAGTTGCAGGCCTCGACCGACCCGCAGGACGAGACCCGTATCGAGAACCTCCAGGAACTCGCCGCCGTGGCCCTGGAGTTCGAGCAGGAGTCCGGTGAGGGCGAGGCCGCGGGATCGCTCTCCGACTTCCTGGAGCGGGTCGCGCTGGTCGCCGACTCCGACCAGATCCCGGACGAGGAGGACGGCAACGGCGTCATCACCCTGATGACCCTGCACACCGCCAAGGGCCTCGAATTCCCGGTGGTCTTCCTGACCGGCATGGAGGACGGCGTCTTCCCGCACATGCGCGCGCTGGGACAGGTGAAGGAGCTGGAGGAGGAGCGGCGCCTGGCGTACGTGGGCATCACGCGCGCGCGGGAGCGGCTGTATCTGACCCGGTCCTCCATGCGCAGCGCGTGGGGGCAGCCGTCGTACAACCCGCCGTCGCGGTTCCTGGAGGAGATCCCGGAGACCCACATGGACTGGAAGCGCACGGGTGCGACGGCTCCCATGCCGTCCGGTCCGGCCTCGGGTGTCGCGGCGTCTCTGTCGTCCTCGCGCGCGCGGTCGGCCGCCTCGGGTGCCTCCGGGTTCGCGACGCGCCGCGGTGTCTCCGAGAAGCCGGTGGTCTCGCTGGCCGTCGGCGACCGGGTCACGCACGACCAGTTCGGCCTCGGCACCGTCGTCGGCGTGAAGGGGACGGGTGCGAACGCGGAGGCGACGGTCGACTTCGGAGAGGCGAAGCCGAAGCGGCTGCTGCTGCGGTACGCGCCGGTGGAGAAGCTGTAG